Proteins from a genomic interval of Candidatus Methanoperedens sp.:
- the eif1A gene encoding translation initiation factor eIF-1A: MNRNLNSNQQPEEFSRVRIPQKSAHEILGTVEGLLGANKLRVRCMDGVVRLTRIPGKMKKRIWIREGDVIIIVPWSFQNEKADLIWKYSPPQANWLDRKGFLKS, translated from the coding sequence TTGAATAGAAATTTAAATAGTAATCAGCAGCCTGAGGAATTTTCCAGAGTTCGCATTCCGCAAAAAAGTGCTCACGAAATCCTGGGGACTGTTGAAGGTCTTTTGGGGGCAAATAAACTGCGTGTAAGGTGTATGGATGGCGTAGTAAGGCTCACCCGCATTCCGGGTAAAATGAAAAAAAGGATATGGATCCGTGAGGGGGACGTAATTATTATCGTTCCATGGTCTTTTCAGAATGAAAAGGCTGATCTTATCTGGAAATACAGCCCTCCTCAGGCTAACTGGCTTGATCGCAAGGGATTTTTGAAAAGCTAA
- a CDS encoding flavodoxin domain-containing protein, giving the protein MPKIVVVYLSTSGNTKAMADAIAEGAQSRNVDAVAMNFHEANIEELKAADAIALGSSTFHYKILPPMEKFIESLGKLNAKGKIGAAFGSYGWSGEAPGMIAEKMREIGMKVIDPVLRVQYAPAEKDLEECKRLGKDLANKIKKA; this is encoded by the coding sequence ATGCCGAAAATAGTTGTGGTCTATCTCAGTACATCAGGAAATACAAAAGCAATGGCAGATGCTATTGCAGAAGGAGCTCAGTCAAGAAACGTTGACGCCGTTGCCATGAATTTCCATGAGGCAAACATCGAAGAATTGAAAGCCGCAGATGCAATCGCCCTGGGGTCTTCAACATTCCACTACAAGATACTGCCCCCCATGGAAAAATTTATTGAAAGCCTCGGTAAACTCAATGCCAAAGGGAAGATCGGGGCAGCATTCGGCTCCTATGGTTGGAGCGGTGAGGCCCCGGGAATGATCGCGGAAAAGATGCGTGAAATCGGCATGAAAGTGATCGATCCTGTGCTGCGCGTCCAGTATGCACCTGCTGAAAAAGACCTCGAAGAATGCAAACGGCTTGGGAAAGATCTCGCAAATAAAATAAAGAAAGCATAA
- a CDS encoding catalase yields the protein MSNRNQEKKLTTAFGIPVADDQNSLTAGERGPVLMQDVHLLEKLAHFDRERIPERVVHAKGAGAGGYFEVTADVTRYTKAKFLSEVGKRTEVFVRFSTVGGEKGSADAERDPRGFAVKFYTEEGNYDLVGNNTPVFFIRDPLKFPDFIHTQKRNPATNCKDPDMFWDFLSLTPESIHQVTIVFSDRGIPATHRNMNGYGSHTFKWYNEKDEYFWVKYHFKTDQGIKNLTREVAEIMRAKDPDHATRDLYEAIKRGDYPSWTVQMQIMTPEQAEDYRFDILDVTKVWPHADFPPIEVGKMVLNRNPENYFAEVEQAAFSPGNLVPGIAASPDKMLQGRLFSYHDTHIHRLGPNYHLLPVNAPKNAPENSYQRDGFMRTDSNSGGSPNYWPNSFNGPEPDISAKEPPIEISGCADRYPYMHPNDDFVQPGNLYRDAMTEQDRENLAGNIISHLGGAQKRIQLRQTALFFKADPDYGRRVAKGLKLDIKEVERLAKMSNDERAKATS from the coding sequence ATGAGTAACAGGAATCAGGAGAAGAAATTAACTACGGCCTTTGGGATACCTGTCGCTGACGATCAGAATAGCCTTACTGCCGGAGAACGGGGGCCTGTCCTGATGCAGGATGTTCACCTGTTAGAGAAGTTAGCTCACTTTGATCGTGAACGTATCCCGGAACGTGTGGTACATGCAAAGGGGGCAGGTGCAGGAGGATACTTTGAGGTCACTGCAGATGTTACCAGGTACACAAAGGCAAAGTTCCTTTCTGAAGTTGGCAAGCGAACCGAGGTATTTGTCAGGTTTTCAACTGTGGGCGGAGAAAAGGGATCAGCAGATGCCGAGCGTGATCCGCGGGGATTTGCGGTGAAGTTTTATACCGAGGAAGGCAACTATGATCTCGTCGGAAATAATACCCCGGTTTTTTTCATACGCGACCCTTTAAAATTCCCGGACTTCATACACACGCAGAAGCGTAACCCGGCCACCAACTGTAAGGATCCGGATATGTTCTGGGATTTCCTTTCCCTGACGCCTGAATCAATTCACCAGGTAACAATTGTCTTTTCCGATCGCGGCATTCCAGCCACGCATCGGAACATGAATGGCTACGGCAGTCACACATTCAAGTGGTATAACGAGAAGGATGAATATTTCTGGGTGAAATATCATTTCAAGACCGATCAGGGAATTAAAAATCTTACACGGGAGGTCGCAGAGATCATGCGCGCAAAGGACCCTGACCATGCTACAAGGGATCTCTATGAGGCTATAAAAAGGGGAGATTACCCATCATGGACTGTCCAGATGCAGATAATGACGCCTGAGCAGGCAGAAGATTACCGTTTTGATATCCTTGACGTTACTAAAGTCTGGCCCCATGCCGACTTTCCACCCATCGAAGTAGGCAAGATGGTTTTGAACCGTAATCCTGAAAATTACTTTGCTGAAGTTGAGCAGGCTGCATTTTCCCCGGGAAACCTTGTGCCAGGTATTGCCGCTTCGCCAGATAAGATGCTCCAGGGCCGTCTTTTCTCGTATCATGATACCCATATCCATAGACTGGGACCGAACTACCACCTTTTGCCAGTAAATGCGCCGAAAAATGCACCTGAGAACAGCTATCAGCGTGATGGATTCATGCGTACCGATTCAAACAGTGGTGGCAGCCCGAATTACTGGCCGAACAGTTTCAACGGGCCGGAGCCTGATATTTCTGCAAAAGAACCTCCTATCGAAATCTCAGGATGTGCAGATCGTTACCCATATATGCATCCCAACGATGATTTTGTTCAGCCCGGCAATCTGTATCGTGATGCGATGACCGAACAAGATCGTGAAAACCTGGCAGGTAATATTATCAGTCATCTTGGTGGAGCGCAAAAGCGTATACAACTGCGCCAGACAGCACTATTTTTCAAGGCAGACCCGGACTATGGTCGTCGGGTGGCGAAGGGGCTTAAACTGGATATCAAAGAAGTTGAGAGATTGGCTAAGATGTCAAATGATGAACGAGCGAAAGCGACATCTTAG
- a CDS encoding IPT/TIG domain-containing protein has product MKNLRKIASALLLFAVLAGIGYAFTPPPPPPVPQTIGLQDISIDFLVTNQTDQSVCRQCHQSTGTNISGGYNNTLGGVATRHHTLVVQGILNACTNNVYGCPSCHAVNPAMQGGVLLDRSCVDCHNGTAFWGNGIGAQVCNFPRPHHVNTSYASSNIGNPAANRTCKFCHGSFVDDYNDGHYKGSYAADFMITPYASFRVTNVSQPDGLGNQGGNILSISDKHTVGVSPTGGYKTWGGCYSCHLSNYSAIPQQIGSNYDNHHLSILGSGSIGGTGYQTNATPFNLSYAPGGRACFVCHVIDPSGSGGPLELTLTNTFVTPNQILVNAMELRDSTIESADALINSYETGTTNITVNGTGCEKCHGVMSLHNIQGSGGYTYNGPQGLGHINNNTDCSGCHSSWLPADSWTSGAIIPTVDTVSPSVIAVGTATTLTITGSNFVNDAYTSVVTVDGVTYTLTSITDMKIVVNIPALSAGVHKLQLVKGGNTLSKLSTLTIVSNPKITSAKLSKGVITITGTNFGTKPATNAQYYVSVKHAGNQIVSTSINSWSNTQIKAKNSAAAIGDIVTVITANSGEAQAVITK; this is encoded by the coding sequence ATGAAAAATTTAAGAAAAATAGCGTCAGCCTTACTGCTGTTTGCAGTATTAGCTGGAATAGGATATGCATTTACACCGCCACCCCCACCGCCGGTGCCTCAAACCATTGGTTTGCAAGATATAAGTATAGACTTCCTTGTGACCAATCAAACTGACCAGAGTGTGTGCAGACAATGCCATCAATCAACAGGAACAAACATCAGTGGCGGATACAATAACACACTTGGCGGAGTGGCAACAAGGCATCACACCCTGGTGGTTCAAGGTATATTAAATGCCTGCACTAATAATGTATACGGTTGTCCGTCTTGTCATGCAGTCAATCCAGCCATGCAAGGAGGAGTATTGCTTGACAGAAGCTGTGTAGATTGCCATAATGGGACAGCTTTCTGGGGCAATGGCATCGGTGCACAAGTATGTAATTTTCCCAGACCTCATCATGTCAATACATCATATGCCAGTTCGAATATTGGAAATCCTGCTGCAAACAGGACGTGCAAATTCTGTCATGGCAGTTTCGTGGACGACTACAACGATGGTCATTATAAAGGATCGTATGCTGCGGACTTCATGATAACCCCATACGCTTCCTTTAGGGTGACCAACGTCTCCCAACCGGACGGACTTGGTAACCAGGGTGGCAATATTCTTAGTATCAGTGATAAACATACAGTTGGCGTTTCACCCACAGGTGGCTATAAGACATGGGGCGGTTGTTACTCATGCCATCTGTCCAATTATAGTGCAATACCACAACAAATTGGCAGCAATTACGACAACCATCACTTAAGTATACTTGGAAGCGGAAGTATTGGCGGCACAGGTTATCAAACAAACGCGACTCCGTTTAATCTCAGCTATGCCCCGGGTGGCAGAGCCTGCTTTGTGTGCCATGTGATCGACCCGTCTGGCAGTGGCGGTCCATTAGAGTTAACCTTAACTAATACTTTCGTTACTCCGAACCAGATACTTGTTAATGCGATGGAACTCAGGGATTCAACCATCGAATCAGCAGACGCATTGATAAATTCGTATGAAACAGGGACGACTAATATCACCGTTAATGGTACAGGTTGCGAAAAATGCCACGGTGTAATGTCGCTACACAATATCCAGGGCTCTGGAGGATACACTTACAACGGTCCGCAAGGACTTGGGCATATAAACAATAACACAGATTGCTCTGGTTGCCACAGTTCATGGCTGCCAGCAGATTCATGGACGTCTGGAGCCATTATTCCAACTGTGGACACTGTAAGCCCGTCGGTAATAGCCGTAGGAACTGCCACAACTCTTACTATCACAGGTTCGAACTTCGTGAATGATGCCTATACATCTGTAGTAACCGTAGATGGAGTGACATATACACTCACATCTATAACAGATATGAAGATAGTAGTTAACATACCGGCACTCAGTGCAGGAGTCCATAAACTGCAACTTGTGAAAGGCGGAAATACGCTTAGCAAACTGTCGACATTGACTATTGTATCAAATCCAAAGATAACTTCTGCGAAACTCAGCAAAGGAGTAATAACCATAACCGGTACGAACTTTGGAACTAAGCCTGCAACAAATGCGCAGTATTACGTAAGCGTCAAACACGCAGGAAACCAGATCGTCTCAACGAGTATCAACAGCTGGAGTAATACCCAGATAAAGGCAAAGAATTCGGCTGCTGCAATAGGCGATATTGTGACAGTGATTACTGCGAACTCAGGAGAGGCACAGGCAGTAATAACCAAGTAG
- a CDS encoding pirin family protein has translation MYRKIDRISKSKPTLEGAGVHLKRAFGYSEVPLLDPFLLLDDFHSDNPADYIAGFPWHPHRGIETVTYMLEGRVEHGDSMGNKGVIFPGDVQWMTAGSGIIHQEMPKGDNGRMGGFQLWVNLPSTHKMMEPRYREVKNEQIPEVSIDENVKVRVISGEVGNTKGPVRDIVVDPEYLDITMAPNTEFEHRIKKGYRAFAYVVKGSGNFDPDKRKLTDIENLVIFKDGDNVKISTDNKSLRFLLISGKPLGEPVAWYGPIVMNTQEELDMAFEEYRNGTFIKHMSSK, from the coding sequence ATGTACAGAAAGATAGACAGGATATCAAAGAGCAAACCAACACTTGAAGGCGCGGGAGTTCATCTGAAAAGGGCATTCGGTTACAGCGAAGTTCCTTTACTGGATCCTTTCCTGCTTCTGGATGATTTTCATTCTGATAATCCCGCCGATTATATAGCGGGATTTCCCTGGCATCCTCACAGGGGTATTGAAACTGTGACCTACATGCTGGAAGGCAGGGTGGAGCACGGCGACAGCATGGGAAATAAAGGCGTGATCTTTCCGGGCGATGTCCAGTGGATGACCGCGGGAAGTGGAATAATCCATCAGGAAATGCCCAAGGGAGATAATGGACGTATGGGAGGATTCCAGCTGTGGGTGAATCTCCCCTCCACGCATAAAATGATGGAACCAAGATACAGGGAAGTAAAAAATGAACAGATACCTGAAGTTTCGATAGATGAAAATGTTAAGGTCCGGGTCATTAGCGGGGAAGTAGGGAATACAAAAGGACCAGTCCGGGATATCGTGGTTGACCCGGAATATCTTGATATTACAATGGCTCCCAACACAGAATTTGAACACCGTATCAAGAAAGGATACAGAGCTTTTGCTTATGTGGTTAAAGGCAGCGGCAATTTTGACCCGGATAAAAGAAAATTGACAGATATTGAGAATCTCGTGATCTTCAAAGATGGTGATAATGTTAAGATCTCAACTGACAATAAAAGTCTCCGTTTCCTTCTGATCTCAGGCAAACCACTTGGCGAGCCAGTAGCCTGGTACGGGCCCATTGTCATGAACACGCAAGAGGAATTGGATATGGCGTTTGAGGAATACCGGAACGGTACCTTTATCAAACACATGTCCTCGAAATGA
- a CDS encoding dienelactone hydrolase family protein: MKILMLGLLMAALVISGCTQKADRGSTESQIQSATVDIVSGNLTYPAYLAAPTAEGKKPAVVLIHSFNGLEPGYRSLTDNFASEGYVVISPEWQTFNKTPADEVLGGLIKDSVAYLRTRNDVDTNRLGLTGFCAGGRYTMLFLPQMPEFKSGVAWYGFPYSGGFANQSKPADYIDQLKAPMLMIHGTHDMASPIADIYSYATALNASGKYFELKVYQGQPHGFMIENGQLSQSFEARDAYREMVTFFNRTLGE, encoded by the coding sequence ATGAAAATATTGATGCTGGGATTGCTGATGGCAGCCCTCGTAATTTCAGGTTGCACACAAAAGGCGGACCGCGGTTCAACAGAGAGCCAGATACAGAGCGCAACTGTGGATATCGTAAGCGGAAACCTGACTTATCCTGCTTACCTCGCAGCACCCACAGCAGAAGGCAAAAAACCTGCTGTGGTGCTTATACACTCTTTCAATGGCCTTGAACCCGGCTACCGCAGCCTGACCGATAATTTTGCAAGTGAAGGTTATGTTGTGATCTCTCCCGAATGGCAGACTTTCAATAAGACGCCGGCGGATGAAGTTTTGGGAGGACTGATAAAGGACTCTGTGGCTTACCTGCGAACGAGAAATGATGTTGATACAAATCGCCTGGGGCTCACGGGATTCTGCGCCGGCGGAAGGTACACCATGCTATTCCTGCCGCAGATGCCTGAGTTCAAATCGGGAGTTGCCTGGTATGGCTTCCCATATTCAGGAGGATTTGCCAACCAATCCAAACCCGCAGATTATATTGACCAGTTGAAAGCGCCCATGCTGATGATCCACGGAACTCACGACATGGCAAGCCCGATAGCAGACATATACAGCTACGCGACGGCATTGAATGCTTCAGGCAAGTATTTTGAGCTCAAGGTCTACCAGGGCCAGCCCCACGGGTTCATGATAGAGAACGGACAGCTTTCACAGAGTTTCGAAGCCAGGGATGCTTACAGGGAGATGGTGACATTCTTTAACCGCACACTGGGTGAATGA
- a CDS encoding type 1 glutamine amidotransferase domain-containing protein encodes MVKTVNAVRSEPKKILMVVANPSVATTTKLPVGFWASELTHPYYEFMEVGYQVEIASPKGGKVELDAFSDPRHESGYSAHDLISMGFLNTPALAGLLENTKKISEVKHQDYDAIVVCGGQSPMFTFPNEKSLHKILAEFYESEKITAALCHGVSALLKVKLSDGSNLIKGKTMTGFSNIEEDFVDNLMKQKVMPFRIEDEARKIGANFVSAGLWKEFAIRDGRLITGQQQYSGKATAKLVIEALGL; translated from the coding sequence ATGGTCAAAACCGTTAATGCTGTAAGAAGCGAGCCAAAGAAAATCCTGATGGTTGTGGCAAATCCATCGGTAGCCACCACCACTAAATTGCCGGTGGGTTTCTGGGCTTCTGAATTAACTCATCCGTATTACGAATTTATGGAAGTAGGCTATCAAGTTGAGATCGCAAGTCCAAAAGGTGGAAAAGTCGAACTGGATGCATTCAGCGACCCGCGCCATGAAAGCGGTTATTCTGCACATGACCTGATAAGCATGGGGTTCCTGAATACACCAGCACTTGCAGGATTGCTAGAAAACACAAAGAAAATTTCAGAGGTAAAACACCAGGATTATGATGCGATTGTAGTGTGCGGCGGACAAAGCCCGATGTTCACTTTTCCGAATGAAAAGAGCCTCCACAAGATTCTGGCAGAGTTTTACGAATCGGAAAAAATCACGGCTGCATTATGCCACGGGGTAAGCGCATTGCTCAAAGTGAAATTATCAGATGGCAGCAATTTGATAAAAGGAAAGACAATGACCGGGTTTTCGAACATTGAAGAGGATTTTGTCGATAACCTTATGAAACAGAAAGTGATGCCTTTCAGGATAGAGGATGAAGCCAGGAAAATTGGCGCGAACTTCGTGAGTGCTGGCCTCTGGAAAGAATTTGCGATCAGGGATGGAAGATTGATCACAGGGCAACAGCAGTACTCAGGAAAAGCAACTGCAAAATTGGTTATTGAAGCATTGGGATTGTGA
- a CDS encoding flavin reductase family protein: MVKINIGANTFVYPNPVTLLGVNVGRKANFMALGWVSRVNANPPFLGVGVNKVHHTLKGMLETKTFSVNFPSADMVEAVDYCGLVSGKNVDKSNVFELFYGELKTAPMIKECPLCLECKLIDKVELPTNIFFIGEIVASYTEEKYLTDGKLDIKKMNPLLLTMPDNSFWTVGNYVGKAWNIGNKFKR, from the coding sequence ATGGTGAAAATCAATATTGGAGCGAACACTTTTGTGTATCCCAACCCGGTGACGTTATTAGGTGTTAATGTTGGACGAAAAGCTAACTTTATGGCACTTGGCTGGGTGTCCCGGGTCAATGCGAATCCTCCTTTTTTGGGAGTTGGGGTCAATAAAGTTCATCATACCTTAAAGGGCATGCTTGAAACAAAAACCTTCAGCGTCAACTTTCCATCTGCAGACATGGTTGAAGCTGTTGATTATTGTGGACTTGTCTCGGGGAAAAATGTCGATAAATCAAACGTCTTCGAACTCTTTTACGGAGAACTCAAAACAGCTCCCATGATCAAGGAATGTCCGCTGTGTCTTGAATGCAAGCTTATTGATAAAGTTGAATTACCGACCAATATTTTTTTTATCGGTGAAATTGTGGCTTCCTACACGGAAGAAAAATATCTCACCGACGGCAAGCTGGATATCAAGAAAATGAATCCACTGCTTTTAACCATGCCGGATAATAGTTTCTGGACTGTTGGGAACTATGTCGGGAAAGCCTGGAATATCGGCAATAAATTCAAAAGATAA